CGGCGGGGTGCTGGCCGCGGCCCTCGCCGAACAGTGGCACCTCGGGCACACCGCGAAGTCCTGGGTGATCGCCGCCGGCTTCCTCGGGATGTTCGTCGGGGCGAATGTGCTGTCGGTGCTCGCCGACCGTTTCGGGCGGCGCCGGATGTTCCTGGTCAACCTGGGGGCGTATGCGTTCTTCTCGCTGCTGTGCGCCGCCGCCCCGGACCTGTCCTGGCTCCTGGTGCTCCGCTTTCTGTCCGGCCTGGGGCTCGGCGCCGAACTCGTGCTGGTGGACACCTATCTCGCGGAGTTCCTGCCCCGGGCGGTGCGCGGCCGCTATATCGCCTGGGCGTACACCCTCGGCTTCGTCGGGGTTCCGGTCGCCGCGCTGCTCGGTGCCCGGCTGGTGGCCGCGCATCAGCTGTTCGGCATCGAAGGCTGGCGCTGGCTGCTGGTTGCCGGGGCGCTGGGCGCCGCGTTCCTCCAGCTGATGCGGCGCCAACTCCCGGAATCACCGAGGTGGTTGACGGTGCACGGGCGCGGCGAGGAGGCCGAGCGGATCGTGGCCGGGCTGGAGGAGCGAGTGGTCCGGGAGCGCGGCGGCAGCCTGCCGTCCGTGCCGGAAGCGGAGACCGTACCGGAGCGGAAGGTGCCGCTGGCGGAGATGTTCCGGGGCGAGCAGCGGCGGCGGACCGTCATGTGGTGGATCTTCCAGGTGCTGCAGACCGTC
This genomic stretch from Streptomyces nigrescens harbors:
- a CDS encoding MFS transporter, encoding MTDTTSSTPERRGGTPIGARAAARLDRLPPSRWHRRITLIVGIGAFFDLYEIFLGGVLAAALAEQWHLGHTAKSWVIAAGFLGMFVGANVLSVLADRFGRRRMFLVNLGAYAFFSLLCAAAPDLSWLLVLRFLSGLGLGAELVLVDTYLAEFLPRAVRGRYIAWAYTLGFVGVPVAALLGARLVAAHQLFGIEGWRWLLVAGALGAAFLQLMRRQLPESPRWLTVHGRGEEAERIVAGLEERVVRERGGSLPSVPEAETVPERKVPLAEMFRGEQRRRTVMWWIFQVLQTVGYYGFGSLAPVVLTAKGHTVTESLLYAALSFCGYPIGSALSIPLIDRIERRTLIIASALGIAGCGLAFGFATATWAIVTFGFLLTVCSNVFSNAFHVYQTELFPTGLRSSAIGIAYSLSRLTSVVLPFVALSALTSLGAAAVFTGSALLMLLLCLDVALLGPRSTGRSLERI